The following proteins come from a genomic window of Natrinema saccharevitans:
- a CDS encoding MFS transporter, with amino-acid sequence MHSSDRDRVVLATLVFAVMFSQLLLYPGVATLVGTLGADATTSVFAATPLDASMWFLVAEFAAYVAFVGLWGVASDATGRRVPFIVAGSFAGAVGYAALAAVPAVGSIPFAGVLALRVLQGSMTIGAFSLTMTMLMDLEGGHGRNMGAAGIAIGTGAALGAPIGGQLTEIDPIAPLLVAAGLLVCVGTLVTRIEDRTPDRGRSARALIDGVRRRPTLSIPYAFGFVDRLTAGFFALVGTLYFQETFGLDAGATGLMLACFFGPFALLQYPMGALSDRIGRTVPIVVGSACYGGGILLVGASPSVAAAAVAMIGVGVLGALVSPATMALVTDLADESERGLAMAGFNLAGSLGFLGGFLVGGTVASGYGYEVAFLVVGGLEIAIAIVTVPVFLRLSLERTERFRSGDHGDA; translated from the coding sequence GTGCACTCGAGTGACCGCGACCGTGTCGTGTTGGCCACTCTCGTCTTCGCGGTGATGTTCTCCCAGTTGCTGCTCTATCCGGGCGTCGCGACGCTCGTCGGGACGCTGGGGGCCGACGCGACGACGTCGGTGTTCGCCGCGACGCCGCTGGACGCGAGCATGTGGTTCCTCGTGGCCGAGTTCGCCGCCTACGTCGCCTTCGTCGGCCTCTGGGGGGTCGCAAGCGACGCGACCGGCCGACGGGTCCCCTTCATCGTCGCGGGCTCGTTCGCTGGCGCGGTCGGCTACGCGGCCCTCGCCGCGGTCCCGGCGGTCGGCTCGATTCCCTTCGCGGGCGTCCTCGCCCTCCGGGTCCTGCAGGGTTCGATGACCATCGGTGCCTTCTCACTGACGATGACCATGCTAATGGACCTCGAGGGGGGACACGGGCGGAACATGGGGGCGGCTGGGATCGCCATCGGCACCGGCGCGGCGCTGGGCGCGCCGATCGGCGGCCAGTTGACCGAGATCGATCCGATCGCGCCGCTGCTGGTCGCCGCCGGGCTCCTCGTCTGCGTCGGCACGCTCGTGACCCGTATCGAGGACCGAACGCCCGATCGGGGCCGGAGCGCTCGCGCCCTCATCGACGGGGTCCGGCGGCGACCGACCCTATCGATTCCCTACGCCTTCGGTTTCGTCGACCGGCTCACCGCGGGCTTTTTCGCGCTCGTCGGCACGCTGTACTTCCAGGAGACGTTCGGGCTCGACGCCGGGGCGACCGGTCTCATGCTGGCGTGTTTCTTCGGTCCGTTCGCCCTGTTGCAGTACCCCATGGGCGCGCTCTCGGACCGGATCGGACGGACCGTCCCCATCGTCGTCGGATCGGCCTGTTACGGCGGTGGGATCCTCCTCGTCGGCGCGTCCCCGTCGGTCGCCGCCGCCGCCGTCGCGATGATCGGCGTCGGTGTCCTCGGCGCTCTCGTCTCCCCCGCGACGATGGCGCTGGTCACCGACCTCGCCGACGAGAGCGAACGCGGGCTCGCCATGGCCGGGTTCAACCTCGCCGGAAGCCTCGGCTTCCTCGGCGGCTTCCTCGTCGGCGGCACCGTCGCCAGCGGCTACGGCTACGAGGTAGCCTTCCTCGTCGTCGGCGGCCTGGAGATCGCGATCGCCATCGTCACCGTCCCGGTGTTTCTGCGACTCTCGCTCGAGCGGACCGAACGGTTCCGGTCGGGCGATCACGGGGACGCCTGA
- a CDS encoding plastocyanin/azurin family copper-binding protein: protein MARDNPVSRRTALKVTGAAATTALLAGCSSGGNGNGNGNGNGDSEGPFTIESGTTIELKSLAQSWEGVAPSQIEGVENPDLSLTEGETYTIEWVENETGTHNLAVYDDSESAVAGPTEETSEAGASVEFEASSDTVEYVCEPHYSVGMTGNIELE, encoded by the coding sequence ATGGCACGAGATAATCCGGTTTCACGGCGGACAGCACTGAAGGTGACGGGCGCGGCGGCGACGACCGCGCTCCTTGCCGGTTGTAGCAGTGGCGGCAACGGTAACGGCAACGGTAACGGCAACGGCGACAGTGAGGGCCCGTTCACGATCGAGTCCGGAACGACCATCGAGCTCAAGTCGCTGGCTCAGTCCTGGGAAGGCGTCGCGCCGTCCCAGATCGAAGGCGTGGAGAACCCCGACCTCAGCCTCACCGAGGGCGAGACCTACACGATCGAGTGGGTCGAGAACGAGACGGGTACGCACAACCTCGCGGTCTACGACGACAGTGAGTCGGCCGTCGCAGGACCGACTGAAGAGACCAGCGAAGCCGGTGCGTCGGTCGAGTTCGAGGCGTCGAGCGACACCGTCGAGTACGTTTGTGAGCCCCACTACAGCGTCGGCATGACGGGCAACATCGAACTCGAATAA
- a CDS encoding plastocyanin/azurin family copper-binding protein, with protein MKSDSDRTRRRLLRTAGLTAATGVLAGCLEESTTDDPGGSTDDGDGDEPDTGDETDGDDGSGADGSDGDEASDGDGTTDAADADSETDPEDGETEPTETDREYEIEPGTEILFGGETTEWVGLEPSAIEGVANPTLVLEAGEEYTIGWTEGDGAQHNVEIWDENEDVVDGLETELAAEPDEGQRLTVTASEEMAAYVCHPHTITMQGTIRVRSGEYRSS; from the coding sequence GTGAAAAGCGACAGTGATCGAACTCGTCGTAGACTGCTCCGAACCGCCGGACTGACGGCGGCGACCGGCGTCCTCGCGGGGTGTCTGGAAGAGAGTACGACCGACGACCCCGGCGGCTCGACCGACGACGGCGATGGCGACGAACCCGATACGGGGGACGAGACCGATGGAGACGACGGGTCGGGAGCGGACGGATCCGACGGTGACGAGGCGTCTGACGGGGACGGTACCACCGACGCCGCCGACGCCGATTCGGAGACCGACCCAGAGGACGGGGAGACAGAACCGACCGAGACCGATCGCGAGTACGAGATCGAACCCGGAACGGAGATCCTGTTCGGCGGGGAGACCACCGAATGGGTCGGTCTCGAGCCGTCCGCGATCGAGGGGGTAGCGAACCCGACGCTCGTTCTCGAGGCGGGCGAGGAGTACACGATCGGCTGGACCGAGGGAGACGGCGCCCAACACAACGTCGAAATCTGGGACGAAAACGAGGACGTCGTCGACGGCCTCGAGACCGAACTGGCCGCCGAGCCCGACGAGGGGCAGCGGCTGACGGTGACCGCCAGCGAGGAGATGGCCGCGTACGTCTGCCATCCGCACACCATCACTATGCAGGGGACTATCCGGGTCCGAAGCGGCGAGTATCGTAGCTCTTGA
- a CDS encoding pyridoxal-phosphate-dependent aminotransferase family protein — translation MTEKREYTADYPDKTLYIPGPTEVREDVIEAMCEPMFGHRMDRMTDLYTTIVEDTKEFLGTDNEVVILTGSGTEFWEASTLNLVDENILVPTCGSFSERHANVAERLGKDVDRLEYDWGQAIKPEDIRETLEESDKHYDVVATVMNESSTGVRNPIEEIGDVVAEYPDTYFVVDAVSSLGGDYVDIDEHNIDVIFASTQKAFAMPPGLAVCVVSDDAYERELEKDSASWYGGFQRTIDYYERKGQTHSTPAIPIMLAYRKQMKHMLSEGHDARDERHREMAEYTREWARDHFDMFPEEGYESQTVSCIENTQGIDVAETIEAVSEEYDFVFSNGYGSQLGEKTFRIGHMGEHDLESIKELTDAIEDVAGL, via the coding sequence GTGACCGAAAAACGCGAATACACGGCCGACTACCCCGACAAGACGCTGTATATCCCGGGTCCGACCGAGGTGCGCGAGGACGTCATCGAGGCGATGTGCGAGCCGATGTTCGGCCATCGCATGGACCGGATGACCGACCTCTATACGACCATCGTCGAGGACACCAAGGAGTTCCTCGGCACCGACAACGAGGTCGTCATCCTGACCGGCTCGGGCACGGAGTTCTGGGAGGCCTCGACGCTCAACCTCGTCGACGAGAACATCCTCGTCCCGACCTGTGGCAGCTTCAGCGAGCGCCACGCCAACGTGGCCGAGCGGCTGGGCAAAGACGTCGACCGCCTCGAGTACGACTGGGGGCAGGCGATCAAACCGGAGGATATCCGCGAGACGCTCGAGGAGAGCGACAAACACTACGACGTCGTCGCGACGGTCATGAACGAGTCCTCGACGGGCGTGCGCAACCCCATCGAGGAGATCGGCGACGTCGTCGCCGAGTATCCGGACACCTACTTCGTCGTCGACGCCGTCTCCTCGCTGGGCGGGGACTACGTCGACATCGACGAACACAATATCGACGTCATCTTCGCGTCGACCCAGAAGGCGTTCGCGATGCCCCCCGGACTCGCGGTCTGTGTCGTCAGCGACGACGCCTACGAGCGCGAACTCGAGAAGGACTCCGCGTCGTGGTACGGCGGCTTCCAGCGGACGATCGACTACTACGAGCGGAAGGGCCAGACCCACTCCACGCCGGCGATCCCGATCATGCTCGCGTATCGCAAGCAGATGAAACACATGCTCTCCGAGGGTCACGACGCCCGGGACGAGCGCCACCGCGAGATGGCCGAGTACACCCGCGAGTGGGCCCGCGACCACTTCGACATGTTCCCCGAGGAAGGGTACGAATCGCAGACGGTGTCCTGCATCGAGAACACGCAGGGCATCGACGTTGCCGAGACCATCGAGGCCGTCTCCGAGGAGTACGACTTCGTCTTCTCGAACGGCTACGGCTCGCAACTCGGCGAGAAGACGTTCCGCATCGGCCACATGGGAGAACACGACCTCGAGTCGATCAAGGAGTTGACCGACGCGATCGAAGACGTCGCCGGGCTGTAG
- the eif1A gene encoding translation initiation factor eIF-1A — MSDDGEGGRKNLRMPEDDEVFATVTNMLGANRVKVRCADGTERTARIPGKMQKRIWIREDDVVLVEPWDWQDEKADITWRYEKSEADQLREEGHIQ; from the coding sequence ATGAGCGACGACGGCGAGGGCGGTCGGAAGAACCTCCGGATGCCCGAGGACGACGAGGTCTTCGCGACCGTCACGAACATGCTCGGGGCGAATCGAGTCAAGGTACGCTGTGCCGACGGCACCGAACGCACCGCACGGATTCCCGGGAAGATGCAAAAGCGCATCTGGATCCGCGAGGACGACGTCGTGTTGGTCGAACCCTGGGACTGGCAGGACGAGAAGGCCGACATCACCTGGCGCTACGAGAAAAGCGAGGCCGACCAGCTTCGCGAAGAAGGCCACATTCAGTAG
- a CDS encoding DUF7470 family protein, with amino-acid sequence MLRNLGALGLVGIVLLLAGIGLIAYANWIVAVGIALVLAGLGLVVRSLISGMLQSFGMF; translated from the coding sequence ATGCTCCGTAATCTCGGCGCGCTCGGTCTCGTCGGTATCGTCCTCTTGCTCGCGGGGATCGGCCTCATCGCGTACGCGAACTGGATCGTCGCCGTCGGGATCGCGCTGGTACTGGCCGGGCTCGGGCTCGTCGTCAGGTCCCTGATCTCCGGCATGCTCCAGAGCTTCGGCATGTTCTGA
- a CDS encoding DUF460 domain-containing protein: protein MSTRTSALDAVVFGVDIQSGDVRGDAPSYALAVYDGDDVTRDVVTHRKLRRLIDDEEPAIVATDNMYELAADKDQLIHFLGSLPADTMLVQVTGAEQPEPLSRVAKRHGIPYGKDPMQEAEAAARLAAHNVGHEVSAFTDTTEVKVARGRSTGSGGWSEDRYTRRIHGSVRKRAREVEAELEDANLAYEREVREAYGGFANAVFTVEARPQDIPVSRNRSGDVRVEIERERRDGIEFRPLAKRRDHVVVGIDPGTTTAVAIVSLEGEVLDVWSSRTSDTADVIEWIVERGRPVIVAADVTPMPETVEKFRRSFDAAGWTPDSDLPVDEKQHRTREQPYDDDHQRDAMAAALYAIDDHADQFERIANKLPPGIDRGKVTARVVAGEESVEAVLTDLTDDDDGEDDETTEHEPRELTEEERRIKDLERQVERLQSHVETLEGRLEDRDDRIDELESELSLARREERTQVRKDREVSRLERKATRLERERDEAREEVETLEKKVERMKALWKLDHSNFSDVSAEKEGLVPVKIVEKFTKGAIREADEQYGIVSGDVVYIRDASGAGRSTAQLVAEFDPRVILKDGGLSEIADEILFEAEIPVGPADDVAMQEVDELAVAREDDVEAVVDDWHDRARERRKQRKASMVDQLISEHRAGDNEV from the coding sequence GTGAGTACCCGAACGAGTGCGCTCGATGCAGTCGTCTTCGGTGTCGACATCCAGAGCGGTGACGTACGCGGCGACGCGCCATCGTACGCACTGGCCGTCTACGACGGCGACGACGTCACCCGGGATGTCGTCACCCACCGGAAACTCCGGCGACTGATCGACGACGAGGAGCCGGCGATCGTCGCGACCGACAACATGTACGAGCTGGCCGCCGACAAAGACCAGCTCATCCACTTTCTGGGATCGCTGCCAGCCGACACCATGCTCGTTCAGGTGACGGGTGCCGAGCAGCCCGAACCCCTCTCGCGGGTCGCGAAACGCCACGGTATCCCCTACGGGAAGGATCCGATGCAGGAAGCCGAGGCCGCGGCCCGGCTGGCCGCCCACAACGTCGGCCACGAGGTCTCGGCCTTCACCGACACGACCGAAGTCAAGGTCGCTCGCGGCCGCTCGACAGGCAGCGGCGGCTGGAGCGAGGACCGCTACACCCGTCGCATCCACGGCTCGGTCAGAAAGCGGGCCCGCGAGGTCGAGGCCGAACTCGAGGACGCGAACCTCGCCTACGAGCGCGAGGTCCGGGAGGCCTACGGGGGCTTCGCCAACGCCGTCTTCACCGTCGAAGCGCGGCCACAGGACATCCCCGTCTCGCGCAACCGGTCGGGCGACGTCCGCGTCGAGATCGAACGGGAACGACGGGACGGCATCGAATTCCGCCCGCTCGCGAAGCGGCGCGATCACGTCGTCGTCGGCATCGACCCCGGGACGACGACCGCCGTCGCCATCGTCTCCCTCGAGGGGGAGGTGTTGGACGTCTGGAGTTCCCGGACCAGCGACACCGCCGACGTGATCGAGTGGATCGTCGAGCGCGGCCGGCCGGTCATCGTCGCCGCGGACGTGACGCCGATGCCCGAGACCGTCGAGAAGTTCCGCCGGAGCTTCGACGCCGCCGGCTGGACGCCGGACAGCGACCTCCCGGTCGACGAGAAACAGCACCGCACGCGCGAGCAGCCCTACGACGACGACCACCAGCGCGACGCGATGGCCGCCGCGCTCTATGCCATCGACGACCACGCGGATCAGTTCGAGCGGATCGCGAACAAGCTGCCGCCGGGGATCGACCGCGGGAAGGTCACCGCCCGCGTCGTCGCCGGCGAGGAGAGCGTCGAGGCCGTCCTGACCGACCTGACCGACGACGACGACGGCGAGGACGACGAGACCACCGAACACGAGCCCCGCGAACTCACCGAGGAGGAACGGCGGATCAAGGACTTGGAGCGACAGGTCGAACGCCTCCAGTCACACGTCGAGACCCTCGAGGGCCGCCTCGAGGACCGCGACGACCGCATCGACGAACTCGAATCCGAACTCTCGCTGGCCCGACGCGAGGAACGCACGCAGGTGCGCAAGGACCGCGAGGTCAGCCGGCTCGAGCGAAAGGCCACCCGTCTGGAACGCGAGCGCGACGAGGCCCGTGAAGAAGTCGAGACGCTCGAGAAGAAAGTCGAGCGCATGAAGGCGCTCTGGAAGCTCGATCACTCGAACTTCAGCGACGTCTCGGCGGAGAAGGAGGGGCTGGTCCCTGTCAAGATCGTCGAGAAGTTCACCAAGGGCGCGATCCGCGAGGCCGACGAGCAGTACGGGATCGTCAGCGGCGACGTGGTGTACATCCGGGACGCGAGCGGCGCGGGTCGCTCGACGGCCCAGCTCGTGGCGGAGTTCGACCCCCGCGTGATCCTCAAGGACGGCGGGCTCTCGGAGATCGCCGACGAGATCCTCTTCGAGGCCGAGATTCCCGTCGGTCCCGCCGACGACGTGGCGATGCAGGAGGTCGACGAGCTCGCAGTCGCCCGCGAGGACGACGTCGAGGCCGTCGTCGACGACTGGCACGACCGGGCCCGCGAGCGACGGAAACAGCGCAAGGCCTCGATGGTCGACCAGCTCATCAGCGAACACCGGGCCGGCGACAACGAGGTCTGA
- the rnz gene encoding ribonuclease Z, producing MPLRVTFLGTAGAIPTTDRNPSSVFVAREGEELLFDAGEGTQRQMMRFSTGFSVSQLFVTHCHGDHVLGIPGLLQTMAFNDREEPLAIHTPHGTRQRITELVTALGNRPSFPVRINEVGAGDVAYRADEYEIRAFETDHDTRSVGYALVEDDRKGRFDRERAEELGVPVGPAFSKLHEGESVELEDGTVVDPEQVVGDPRPGRSIVYTGDTRPTEATITAAEDPDLLIHDGTFADDMADRAAETAHATARQAAEMANRAGADRLALMHLSSRYAGSTADHESQAREVFTGDPDAVFVPDDGDRLEIPYPDSE from the coding sequence ATGCCACTGCGCGTGACGTTTCTGGGGACGGCCGGGGCGATCCCGACGACCGACCGGAATCCGAGCAGCGTCTTCGTCGCCCGCGAGGGCGAGGAGTTGCTGTTCGACGCCGGCGAGGGGACACAGCGCCAGATGATGCGGTTCAGTACGGGGTTTTCCGTCTCGCAGCTGTTCGTCACGCATTGCCACGGGGATCACGTCCTCGGAATCCCGGGCCTGCTGCAGACGATGGCGTTCAACGACCGCGAGGAACCGCTGGCGATCCACACCCCCCACGGCACGCGCCAGCGGATCACGGAACTGGTCACCGCCCTCGGAAACCGCCCCTCGTTTCCCGTGCGGATCAACGAGGTCGGGGCCGGCGACGTCGCCTACCGCGCCGACGAGTACGAAATCCGGGCGTTCGAGACCGACCACGACACCCGTTCGGTCGGCTACGCCCTCGTCGAGGACGACCGCAAGGGCCGATTCGACCGCGAGCGCGCCGAGGAACTCGGCGTCCCCGTCGGCCCTGCGTTCTCGAAACTCCACGAGGGCGAGTCGGTCGAACTCGAGGACGGGACCGTCGTCGACCCCGAACAGGTCGTCGGCGATCCCCGTCCCGGCCGATCGATCGTCTACACCGGCGACACCCGTCCGACCGAGGCGACGATCACGGCCGCCGAGGATCCCGACCTGCTGATCCACGACGGCACCTTCGCCGACGACATGGCCGATCGGGCGGCCGAGACCGCCCACGCCACCGCGAGACAGGCCGCCGAGATGGCGAACCGAGCGGGTGCGGACCGGCTCGCACTGATGCATCTCTCCTCGCGCTATGCCGGCTCTACCGCCGATCACGAGTCGCAGGCCCGCGAGGTCTTCACCGGCGATCCCGACGCCGTGTTCGTTCCCGACGACGGGGATCGCCTCGAGATTCCGTATCCCGACAGCGAGTAG
- a CDS encoding DUF7282 domain-containing protein, whose translation MSPQLTFGTVKRIGAILLAIAIVLAAGIVVGQAPAIFGVEEDPEASITFEDQQGNGTAVTIREVSLSEGGYVVVTDGGDEPLAVSDRLEAGTHENVTVERADDGTRELVGQLTATVHRDTSEQDGYAYDDTDGEEDRPYLEAGFPVSDTATVTTSEADALGDSFAVGSIDAPATATTNETIRVNATVRNPTEFQTQQPVEVRIDGTVFERQVLELEGGESRTVTFETDTSGAPPGERTIGVYTDADGAVADIDLEFHTDPSVAVENASDERVTVSTATPETGFVAVEGDGTVLGTSDELEPGEHENVTVELDGNASIGEDDELTAALYAGSPDDADAASPIEFEGEPVETTFAIADARDGADDGGGNESDGG comes from the coding sequence ATGAGCCCGCAACTGACGTTCGGCACGGTAAAGCGGATCGGCGCGATCCTGCTGGCGATCGCGATCGTCCTCGCCGCCGGGATCGTGGTCGGGCAGGCCCCCGCCATCTTCGGCGTCGAGGAGGATCCCGAGGCGTCGATCACGTTCGAGGATCAACAGGGCAACGGCACCGCGGTCACGATCCGCGAGGTCTCGCTCTCGGAGGGCGGCTACGTCGTCGTCACCGACGGCGGCGACGAGCCGCTCGCGGTCTCGGATCGGCTCGAGGCCGGCACCCACGAGAACGTTACCGTCGAGCGCGCGGACGACGGGACCCGCGAACTCGTCGGCCAGCTGACGGCGACGGTCCACCGGGACACCTCGGAGCAGGACGGGTACGCCTACGACGACACCGACGGCGAGGAGGACCGGCCCTACCTCGAGGCCGGGTTCCCGGTCAGCGACACCGCGACGGTGACCACGAGCGAGGCGGACGCGCTGGGCGATTCGTTCGCCGTCGGGTCGATCGACGCGCCCGCGACCGCGACGACCAACGAGACGATCCGGGTGAACGCGACGGTCCGCAACCCGACCGAGTTCCAGACCCAACAGCCGGTCGAAGTCCGTATCGATGGCACCGTGTTCGAACGCCAGGTTCTGGAACTCGAGGGCGGCGAGTCCCGAACCGTCACCTTCGAGACCGACACGAGCGGCGCGCCGCCGGGCGAGCGGACGATCGGCGTCTACACCGACGCAGACGGCGCGGTCGCGGACATCGATCTCGAGTTCCACACGGACCCGAGCGTCGCGGTCGAGAACGCGAGCGACGAGCGCGTGACGGTCTCGACGGCGACTCCCGAAACCGGATTCGTCGCCGTCGAGGGCGACGGGACGGTTCTCGGGACCAGTGACGAACTCGAGCCCGGCGAACACGAGAACGTGACGGTCGAACTCGACGGGAACGCGTCGATCGGCGAGGACGACGAACTGACGGCTGCCCTCTACGCGGGCTCGCCGGACGATGCCGACGCGGCGTCGCCGATCGAGTTCGAGGGCGAGCCGGTCGAAACGACGTTCGCGATCGCGGACGCGAGAGACGGCGCGGACGACGGCGGCGGAAACGAGTCCGACGGCGGGTAG